The Reichenbachiella carrageenanivorans region TGGAATTAATAATATTTCATAGGTGAGGTAGGTTGCAGTTTAAGCTCCAGTTGCGAATAGCTACTAAAATTTTTACCTGAAAGTAGCATATCCTCGTCGTCTATCTTATAGTACCAGTTCGCCTGAACACTCATGCCGTTTTCTTTAAATTCTCTTAGCTGAGCCATCAAAAGATATAAGCAACGTGCAGAGCCTGTATTAAAATAATCTAGACTGAAATTGACCGATATTGAGTTGCTCCCTTCCACCAAATAGTAGGCCAACATCTTATCTATTTTATCATAAAAATCGACTGGATTTTGAGGGTTTGATACTCCTTTGATTAGCAAAGAGCGGTTGGACATTTCGAGCGCCACAAAGGGCGTAGAAGCAGTCGCTTTAATCACATAATTTCTGAACCTTGACTGATCAAGTGAAACATTGATGTTTTCATTCCCAGAAATTGCAATTACACCGTCCATTACTAAGCTCATTCATTCATCGTTTTAATGATCCTTTTTCATATAACAAACTTTCAAAGCTTATTATAATTCAAAGCTATCACGCATTTTGAATGAGATCAATAGGTACTGATACCCAAATATCGCCTAGGCGAATCACCTAGAAACCAACGAGTTATCCCCTAAATAACAACTAAAGACCGTGTTTGATGGCAAATTTGGTGAGAC contains the following coding sequences:
- a CDS encoding DUF1987 domain-containing protein, which produces MSLVMDGVIAISGNENINVSLDQSRFRNYVIKATASTPFVALEMSNRSLLIKGVSNPQNPVDFYDKIDKMLAYYLVEGSNSISVNFSLDYFNTGSARCLYLLMAQLREFKENGMSVQANWYYKIDDEDMLLSGKNFSSYSQLELKLQPTSPMKYY